The nucleotide window GACAGTAAGGCGAAGACGCGTCATACAACAGTTAATATTGGTGATATTGTCGTAGCCTCCAACAGCATCATAGTAAGCAGCGGCTAAACCACTCGTATCTGTCGTTGAGGCAACGACTTCTTCTTCCTCATCATCGCGCCCAGGAGTCTTAAGGTTGAAGTACTTAATTGCGGCAGTAAAGGTAACAAAGTACATAGCAAAATAAGCAAGACCTAGAGGGATGATTCGAATCGGGTTCGTTGCGAGTCCCCAGTTCAACACGTAATCAATGAAACCTCCCGAGAAACCAAAGCCATGTTTAATATTTAGCCAATCACTGATTACGTAAGATGCTCCCATAAAGATAGCGTGTAGAGCGAATAGAATTGGCGCAGTGAACATAAACAAGAACTCAACAGGTTCTGTGATCCCCGTCAGGAAGCTTGTTAGTGCTATAGAAACCAACATTCCCACTAAGGCTGGACGACGTTCTTTTTTCGCCGTTACATAAAACGCCAAGCAGACCGCAGGTAGACCAAACATCATCACGACATAGCAACCCGTCATGAATGCACCGGCTTCAGGGTCACCGGCAAAGAAACGTAGCTGGTCACCAATGATTTCGGCGCCACTTTCATCTGTGTATGAACCGAACATAAAGCGCACAATACTGTTAAGGATATGATGCAAACCAAATGGAATGAGAAGACGGTTCATTGCACCATAAACAAATAGACCTGGTTCGCCACTTTGTATCATCCACATGCCAATGTCGTTGATTGCAGCACCAATAGCAGGGAAACCATGTCCAACAATGAAAGCCATAAAGATAGAACACAATGCCGTCACGACAGGTACAAAACGCTTCCCTCCAAAGAAACCAAGCCAATCTGGCAACTTAGTGTCTTTGAAGTTGTTGTAAAGATAGCCCGCCATAATACCGGCAATAATGCCAGATAAGACACCCATCTTAAGGTCAGGTGTAATGGTTTTTGCACCTTCGAGAATGATCAAATGTGCGATAACGCCAGCAACGCCAGCAGTACCATTGTGGTCTTTGGCTAACCCGACGGCGATACCGACAGCAAACAGTAACGGTAACCCGCCAAATATCGCTCCCCCAGATGCTTTCACAAATGGTAAATCAAGCAAGTCTGCAGACCCAAAACGAAGTAGCAAGGCCGCCACTGGTAATACAGCAATAGGCAGCATTAAAGCACCGCCTACCCTCTGTAATTGATTTAATATCGATGACAGTAATTGTTTCACACGTGCCTCCAAGCATTCTGCTTAAATTATATTATTTATAATAACAACCCAATTCATAGCCCCGAGCTATGCGTCCTTTTCGTAATTAAACGTTATTAGGTTTTTTATTACGCAGATATGATGATGATCATAGCACGATGATAACTTTATCAATGTGTGAGCTGTGGCTTCTTTTTTCAACTAATTGTAAAAATCCATAATCCGGTATGACGACAGTCATACTGTATCTTCTCGATGAACCTATATATTAAAAACAACGACTTACCAGGGTGCTCATATCCCCCATATTGATGTGCACCTATTTTATTTAGATATACGCTAGTTTATTAATCAATATGGCAATTATGTAACATTAAATAATCCAATCAGAATGAAGCATACGCACCAATATTAAACTAGCCACACATTAAGAAGAATAAGTTTTATTCGAGAACAGACGTAGAGAATTAGAGATTATGAATGTATATACTTATTTAGATGACGTTGCGGCTTTTCGTGTAACACAACAAGCAGAAATAGAAGTGAATGGTGAGTACGAATGGCGGCTAGAAGTTGAGCCAAAATGCACATTGCCATCAGGCACCAAGTTTGTCATTACAGTTCAACCATATCAACATCAACTATCTGAAGAGTATTTACAATGCTACGACTACTGGAAACCGAGCTACATTTACGCATTAGCTGATGAAGAAAGTCTAGAAATTGATGTCGCCATCAAAAAAGTCGACACAAACTTTAGTCATATTAACCGTTGGAAGGACTCTTCTAGACAAGCTCATATCACTCTAATTGACGAGTTTCAAACCGGACAGTCGTTTTTTATTCAATTTGGCGGTGTAGACAGGCTATTTTTGAAAGGTGACGCGGCGCCAACCCGAGTCGGTATTCGTGCATTCAACGACGACGTATGTCGCATTGAGAAAACATTTGATATTACCTTAGGCGACAGTGATGTCACTCGACGCCTACCCGTCTTTCCCGACATAACACTTAAGCCTGGAACCGCCACAGAGCTCTCACTCGTCGCACCAACCCTGGTTGCACAAGACGAGCCATTCAAACTCACCATGCTCGCAATGGACAGATTTGAAAATCCGCTCAAACATTATCAATGTGACGCATTAACGGTTGTTTTCACTAACCTTGATAGTGGTGAAAGACTCCAGTTCCACAATGTTCCATATGGTGATGTAGAAGCACGGCTCCCTGCCGGTCGTTACCTTGCAACCGTAGAAAATACCGAACTGCACATTGCTCCTGCCGCCATCAAAGTTGCAGAAACAGTGCAGGAAAAAATATATTGGGGTGATACTCACACGCACTCCAACCTAACAGCCAACATTCGTGACAATGATTGTGGTGCCTACCCTCGCAATGCTTACACCTATGCTAAAGATGTTGCTCGCCTCGATTTTGTGGCGCTATCTGAACAAACCTTCACCTTTAACGAAGACCGCAGCCTTAATATCGATAAAGCGACGTGGCAAGAAATTGGTGAACAATGTGACAAATTCAATCAAGAAGGAACATTCGTCACCTTCTGCGGCTTTGAACTCCATGGCAAACGTGGCGATACAGTAGTGCTGTTCAAGAACTCACTTTTAGAAGAAAAGTACCCAGATCGTGAAGTCACCATAATCCATGATATTTGGGATATCTACAAAGGGCGTGAGTTCATTACCATTCCTCACCTGCATAGATTCTGTAACGGCCGTAACCCCAAACACGTCGACAACCAAGACGCCAAGTTCGAAAAAGGGTTTGATCTTGCCAATTGGGAGCCTAGCAGTACCGATGAAACCATGATTGAAGTCTATTCCGCTCAGTGGGGTAGATTTGAGTACGCGAAGAATCCTATGGTTCATAAAGCTCGCAATAACGTCAAAGACAACACGGTCGTAGATTTCTTAAATCGTGGTAAAAAGTTTGGTTTCGTTTCCAACAGTGACGGTCATGACGGCAACCCAGGCTATGGCGGCATTACTGGTGTTATTGCGGGCTCACAAACCCGTGCGGATATTTTTGATGCCATGAAAGCGCGTAGAACCATTGCCACCACCCATCCACGTATGTTCCTAGACCTCAAGGTAGACAACGTACTCATTGGCAACGACGCTAACCGCGCAGATGCCTATCAATTGCATATTGAAGCGATTACACCGAATCCAATGACTAAAGTCGAGCTTGTTGTTAACGGGGAAGTTTTTGAGAAGTGGTCCGTCGGTGGCCACAAATTTGACATCACCTTGGATGAATTCTCATTAGAGGAAGAAGCAGCTTACATTTACCTTCGCGTATTCCAAAAAGATCACAATATCGGTTGGACAAGCCCAATCTGGATTAAGTAACCATCAGGTAACCTCATAGACCTCTTTTCCAATCATGGGTTAAGAGGTCACTGAAATATAGGCCTTTGGAGCTCATCATGTTAGCGGACATTCTCACTCTTCCCCTTCATCACATCACGTACGCAATTATCATTGGTATCGTTGTTGGAGGCCTTATGACCATGACAGGTGTCGGTGGCGGAGTGATCATTATTCCAGCGTTACAACTTAGTTTTGCTATGCCGATTGTGACTGCTGTTGGCACCGCAAGTATTATCGCCACCTTAATCAAGATAAACGCCGCGTTGAATCATATTCGCTGCAAAAATGTAAACTGGAGCCATGTCAGGATCATCCTTATCAGCGCTGTGCCTACGCTCATCATTGCCACTGAGATCATCGTAAGATCTGCCGCTACCCCCTCACTTCAGTCCGTTACCGAGAGTTTTGTGCAAGGCTGCGTTGTTATCACTATGGCTGGTGCATTCGTTGCTTTGTACCTAGGGCGTAAGTCAAAAACGGCATCTTGTCATCAACAAACAAGCATGTCCGCAGCTCTCAGCGTCGGTGCATTAAGCGGCTCAGTGCTTGGCACAACGGGTATAGGTGGTGGCGTAATACTGCTACCTGCGCTAAAAAATGTTCTCGGCACAACAGTCAAGCAAGCTGTGGGTAGCTCTATCGTCATCGCCGTCATCCTATCTGGGGTAACGGCCGTTCGTTATAGTAGTGGCAGCCAAAGCAACGTCGCGATCGGGCTACTCGTTGTTTTAAGTTCTTTTATTGGCGTAAAGGTTGGCATTAAAGTACTCGAAAAGACATCTGATAATGCACTAATCAATCTGTCATTGTTCGCTATTTTAACTAGCCTAGTGACTACAATTTTTCTATAACTAACAGGATCCTGAGCTCATGTGAGCATCTCCCCCTCACTCAAAAACCGTTTCAATATCTTAATGATAGGCAGCGCCTCTAGCTCCTTTAAATAAATCAAATAGGACTTAGACTTGGTTTCCAAGTTACGGATGCTGAGCATAGTGATATCAGGGTGCGGCTGAAACTCGTGTAGCCCGACATAGCTAATACCCAGACCATAAATACTAGCTTCTCGTACCCCTTCTCTGCTGTCGATTTCGAGATCGTTTTGAATATTGATACCGCGTTTTAGCAATTCGTCTTCTAATATTTTCCGAGTCGTGGAGCCATGCTCTCGATGAATGATCTTGGTGTTTTCTAACTCTTCTAAATCGATTTCAGTACGAGATGACAAAGGATGGGATTTGGGTACAACCAACACCACAGGCTGCTCTGCAATTTTCTGCGAGACGAGCTTAGGATTAGGATCTCGATACGCCAGCATCGCGGCCTCAAGCTCTCCAGATAACACCGCGTTGCGGATTTGCGCAGAGCCTCCAGTCGACATAGTGATTTCCACTTGCGGGTAATGACGTTTAAATCGCTCGACTAATGGCAATGCGGCTGCTGGGCTTACCGCGCCCATTTTGAATTGACCGACTTTCAAAGCTCCGTTGGCTTCAAGCAGTTTTTTTGCGCGCTCTTGAATCGAGAACATTAACGTAGTCTGTTCAAACAATTGACGACCCACATCGGTGAGTCGGTTATTGCTCCGCTGACGAAAAAACAGCGCCACGTTGTAACGCTGCTCTAGCTCTTTTACCTGCGCCGTTATGGTTGGCTGTGATACGTTGAGGGCCTTCGCCGCCTCTGAAAAACTACCCAACTTGGCGACTGTATGAAATGAGCGTAACTGTGTGTGCTTCATAATGAGGTTCCCATCACTACACCTAAGTTCTGACTAATAACTCAAGAACTCAGTGAGTTAGCAATCCATTTCTACATCGTTTTTTTCTATGTTGCGCTCCATTAAATAGTATTTTCATTAAATAAAAGTGTCACTTTTATAAATTAAATTCATCACATCAAAACAAATTAGAGATAAATCGATGTGGAAATTTAATAACCCAGTCAACATCCTATTTGGTGAAGGTTCACTGTCGGCGTTAAGGCAACAGCTCAACAACCGACGCTACGCACTAGTGACCTACGACAACGCTCACTTCGCTGCAGTTGCTACAGAAATTAAAGCGCAATGTCCGGGCTGCGTGACTGTGCTCAATCAAGTCGCAGAGAATCCAGATCTCGCCGACCTTGAGGCCATCTGCGCTGCCTTTGAGCCTCATCAAGATGAGATTGAAGTATTAGTCGCACTAGGCGGCGGTTCTGTCATCGATACCACCAAAGCGCTTGCGGTTGCGAAAGGTGAAAGCCGCATCGTGGCGAACGTCCTCAAGCAAAACGCACCTGTCGAAAACCCGCTGCCAATGGTTGTCATTCCAACGACAACTGGCACAGGAAGTGAAGTCACGTCATGGGCGACTATTTGGGACAAAAACAGCGGCTGTAAGTATTCACTCAATGACTCCGCACTATTTCCAGAAACAGCGATTTGCGATCCCGCTTTAACACTGAACCTTCCGGTGTCACTCACCATTCAAACCGGCCTAGATGCCCTCTCCCACGCCATGGAGAGTATTTGGAATCGCAACGCGAACCCGATTTCTTTGGTTTACGCGACGGAGGCCATTGCTCTAATTCGAACAACATTACCAAAGCTGGTCAACGAGCCAGGCAACCTCGGCCTTCGAGAGAAGATGATGAAAGGCTCGCTGCTCGCCGGGCTGGCATTTTCCAATACTAAAACATCCATCGCGCACAACATGTCTTACGCGGTGACACTAGAAACCGGCTTGCCGCATGGCATCGCCTGCTCATTCACTCTGCCTGCCGTGCTCTGCTCATTTGCATTTAGTGACTGCCCAACGGCGCAGCGCTTGCGTCAGCTATTTGGAGACGATCTCAACGGTGCTGCAAAAGAGCTAGAGAGCTGGATACACAAGCTCGATGTACATACCAGCCCAGAGCATTACGGCTACAGCAAAGAAAAATGGCAGCAAATTGTCACCGACGCACTAGACGGAGAACGTGGCAAAAACTTTCCAGGCTGCTCTCAACAATTACTGAATCAATTTATTTAAAGGAACGACTCCATGAACATGAAGCAGACACTGCTTACTCTATCTCTAGCGGCAGCATCATCGCTGACATCATTTAGCGCATCGGCACTGGATGATTTAAAAATCGCTCTGATCCCATCAGAAGATTCACGCGCCATGATCAAGCAAAGTGAAGCCCTGATCAAAGGACTCAGTGACCAATTAGGCGTTAAGGTCGAAGGGTTTGTTGCCACAGACTACAACGGTGTGATTGAAGCGTTGCGCGCAGGACACGTTGATATCGCTTACCTTGGTCCATTCTCTTATGTTAAGGCTGCAGAAATTGCCGATGTTGAAGCCTTCGTAGTAGCCGAAACAGCGGAAGCGGGTGATGTGGCTTACCACAGCCAAATCATTGCTCCAGCGAGTGCAACCGACATCAATACCCTCAAAGATCTTAAAAACAAGAACTTCGCTTTCGTCTCTCCAACGTCCACATCTGGCTATGTTTTCCCTTACGTTGGACTCAAAAATGAAGGCATTGAGCCACGTGAGTACTTTAAGAACGTGGTTTATACCGGGGCACACGATGCCAACATCCTCGCGGTCAAACATGGTCGAGTGGACGCAGCAACCGTTGCCGATCGCATCCTCACTTCTGCTGTAGACAAAGGCATCATCGGTAAAGATGAATACAAAGTAATTTGGAGATCAGAATCGATCCCTGAGTCTCCAATGGTTTGGCGCAACGACATTCCTGCTCACGACAAGGCAAAGATCAAGCAAGCGTTCCTATCCATGGAGTCGGTTCAGTTTGGTGACCAAGGTGTCGTGAACCGCTATATCGAGACCAACGATGCAGCCTACAACCCAGTTCGTGAAGCGGCGAAATTTAAATAACCCAATTCAAGGTTTGGTGCTGCCTGTGAGCGCCAAACCACAAAGAGGTAACTCATGCTTAAAGTAAACAATCTCCACAAATCTTATGGTGATAACCACGTACTACGTGGTATTGACCTAACCATTAACGAGGGAGAATTTGTGGTAATCCTTGGCCCATCAGGGGCAGGAAAATCGACACTCTTACGTTGTATTAACCGCTTAACTGAGGCCACCAGCGGCGATATTGAGCTAAACGGACACAACATCGCTCACGTTCAGGGCAAAGCGCTTACCCAAATTCGCCAAGCTGTGGGGATGATTTTCCAGCATCACAACCTCACCAAACGTCTTTCGGTCATTAAGAATGTATTGGTCGGCCGCATGGCCTCACTTCCGTTTTGGAGCTGCGCACTACAACTGTTTCCAAAACAAGATGTTGAGGTTGCAAAAATGTGCCTAGAGCAAGTTGGACTCGCCGACAAAATCGATGCTCGTGCCGATAGCCTCAGCGGCGGTCAGCAGCAACGCGTAGGCATTGCCCGTGCACTGGCACAAAACCCACAACTGATGCTCGCCGATGAGCCAGTCGCGAGCTTAGACCCAAAGTCTTCCCGTAAGGTGCTGACATACATACAAAATAGCTGTAAGCAACGAAATATCGCAGTGCTTTGTAATCTCCATCAAATTGACTATGCGATGGAATTTGGCGAGCGCATTGTTGGACTATCCAATGGCAAAGTGATCTTTGATGGCTTACCTGAAGATCTCACACCAGAAGTCGTCAACCAAATTTATTCAGGTTTAGAAGATGACAGCATCAGTCAATTGGTACTGCGCATGGCAGAGCAAAGACGTCAACAACGCATTCAACAAGAGAAGGTAGCGTAGAATGAAAACTCGTCAATTACAGTTCATCGCCAATCCACCAAAGCACGGCTGGTGGATCGCATTACCTATTCTTATTGCGCTTTACGCTGTGTTGCACTGGTCGGCCATTGGTGCTCGCATGGATATCTCAGCACTTGCTAACGGCCTGCCATGGATTTGGGATTTTCTATCTCGTATGCTGCCACCGAATATAGGCTACATTACCGAAAGCCTCATCGGTCCTGCGATTCAAACATTGCAGATCGCGTTATGGGGTACAGTTCTTGCGGTGTTATTAGCGCTCCCTATGAGCCTGCTGGCTGCAAAAAATATCACCCCAAGTAAGCCGCTATACCATATCTCTCGCCAAGTATTAAATGTACTTCGCGGTATTAATGAACTGATCTTAGCGCTTATTTTCGTTGCTGCGGTTGGCCTTGGCCCTTTTGCAGGCGTTTTAGCGCTATCGCTTCACGGCGCGGGTATGGTAGGAAAGTTCTTTGCTGAAGCCATTGAAGAAATGGATCAAGGTCCCGTTGAAGCAATGAAAGCGTCGGGCTGCTCAAAAGCGCAAATCATTTTATTTGCAGTGTTACCACAAGTCTTTCCAAACTGGATCAGCGTGATCCTCTATCGTCTGGAGGCCAATATTCGTATCTCGGCTGTACTCGGCATGATTGGTGCTGGTGGCATCGGTTTTGAGCTAATGACATCGATGAAGATGTTTGAGTACGGCGACACGGCGGCCTGTGTGCTCGTAATTCTTGGATTGGTATTTGCTACCGACATTTTATCTGCAAAGCTCCGTCAGATGATCCGCTAAACCTTCACTCATTTTTTGGATTCAACTCGGTAGACACGCGCTAGTGTCTACTGGGGTCTTATCCCAACAGTCGTTCAACTGCTCTAGATCTTTCCAAGTTTTAGCCACTCTCAACTTCACTTGGTTGATGGCCACACCAATTCACAATCAGTTTGCGCATCCAAACGTGGCTCGGATCGGTATTAAGGTACCTATGCCAGAAGAATGTAAGAACCTCGACGAATACTTAGATTGTTTCGCTCTGCCTCTACAAATAATGCAGAATAAAGGGGCGTTAGAGCGCATTTCGTTTGAGCTGTTTGAAGACGCGGCAAAAGAAAACGTCAAATACCTAGAGGTAAGATTTGGGCCTTTGCTCCATCAACAAAAAGGCTTAGAACTTACCGAAATCATAGACAGTGTCGCGAAAGGAATGAAACGAGCAGAAGCACTCTACGATATCCACGGCAACTACATCTTGTCTGTGCTACGTGGCATGCCAATCGATGACATCAAATCTGTCATTGATGCCGAGCGTATTGGTCACGGCGTGCACATGAAAGATCACGAGCAGGCCTACTCTATTGTAAAAGACAAGGCGATTGCGCTTGAGCTATGCCCAACAAGCAATGTGCAAACCAAATGTGTCGCAAAGTTTGCTGACCACCCTGTGAGTGAGTTCCATAAAGACGATGTGGTCGTCACCATCAACACTGACAACCGTACTGTGTCTAACACCACGATGACCAAAGAAGTGGAGAAGGTGTGGGAAACATTTAAACTCACTAAAGAGGACTATAGAAGCATCTACCTAAGCAGCGTATCTAAATCTTTTGCGTCCAAAGAGATCAAGCAGCACCTACTTGGTTTTGAAAGCCAAATCATGGTGTAGCCGAGAATATGTAAGAGTTGCGGTAGCCGTCCTACTGGCTATCGCACTTCCAGCTCGACATCATTCAACTTTGATCAATTAGGCTTAATCTGCGCCAGTTTAAGATAAGAGTGCAGCTCATCGTTCTTATGCTCAATCGCAGAATGAATGTTCACGTCTGCATTGCCCACTACGCCAA belongs to Vibrio sp. 10N and includes:
- a CDS encoding PTS transporter subunit EIIC; translated protein: MLPIAVLPVAALLLRFGSADLLDLPFVKASGGAIFGGLPLLFAVGIAVGLAKDHNGTAGVAGVIAHLIILEGAKTITPDLKMGVLSGIIAGIMAGYLYNNFKDTKLPDWLGFFGGKRFVPVVTALCSIFMAFIVGHGFPAIGAAINDIGMWMIQSGEPGLFVYGAMNRLLIPFGLHHILNSIVRFMFGSYTDESGAEIIGDQLRFFAGDPEAGAFMTGCYVVMMFGLPAVCLAFYVTAKKERRPALVGMLVSIALTSFLTGITEPVEFLFMFTAPILFALHAIFMGASYVISDWLNIKHGFGFSGGFIDYVLNWGLATNPIRIIPLGLAYFAMYFVTFTAAIKYFNLKTPGRDDEEEEVVASTTDTSGLAAAYYDAVGGYDNITNINCCMTRLRLTVSDSSAIEDSACKKLGAAGVIRPTPTTIQIIVGTSAEAIAGDMNAIHKEKALQEQKQFESAKA
- a CDS encoding DUF3604 domain-containing protein, whose translation is MNVYTYLDDVAAFRVTQQAEIEVNGEYEWRLEVEPKCTLPSGTKFVITVQPYQHQLSEEYLQCYDYWKPSYIYALADEESLEIDVAIKKVDTNFSHINRWKDSSRQAHITLIDEFQTGQSFFIQFGGVDRLFLKGDAAPTRVGIRAFNDDVCRIEKTFDITLGDSDVTRRLPVFPDITLKPGTATELSLVAPTLVAQDEPFKLTMLAMDRFENPLKHYQCDALTVVFTNLDSGERLQFHNVPYGDVEARLPAGRYLATVENTELHIAPAAIKVAETVQEKIYWGDTHTHSNLTANIRDNDCGAYPRNAYTYAKDVARLDFVALSEQTFTFNEDRSLNIDKATWQEIGEQCDKFNQEGTFVTFCGFELHGKRGDTVVLFKNSLLEEKYPDREVTIIHDIWDIYKGREFITIPHLHRFCNGRNPKHVDNQDAKFEKGFDLANWEPSSTDETMIEVYSAQWGRFEYAKNPMVHKARNNVKDNTVVDFLNRGKKFGFVSNSDGHDGNPGYGGITGVIAGSQTRADIFDAMKARRTIATTHPRMFLDLKVDNVLIGNDANRADAYQLHIEAITPNPMTKVELVVNGEVFEKWSVGGHKFDITLDEFSLEEEAAYIYLRVFQKDHNIGWTSPIWIK
- a CDS encoding sulfite exporter TauE/SafE family protein, whose translation is MLADILTLPLHHITYAIIIGIVVGGLMTMTGVGGGVIIIPALQLSFAMPIVTAVGTASIIATLIKINAALNHIRCKNVNWSHVRIILISAVPTLIIATEIIVRSAATPSLQSVTESFVQGCVVITMAGAFVALYLGRKSKTASCHQQTSMSAALSVGALSGSVLGTTGIGGGVILLPALKNVLGTTVKQAVGSSIVIAVILSGVTAVRYSSGSQSNVAIGLLVVLSSFIGVKVGIKVLEKTSDNALINLSLFAILTSLVTTIFL
- a CDS encoding LysR substrate-binding domain-containing protein; amino-acid sequence: MKHTQLRSFHTVAKLGSFSEAAKALNVSQPTITAQVKELEQRYNVALFFRQRSNNRLTDVGRQLFEQTTLMFSIQERAKKLLEANGALKVGQFKMGAVSPAAALPLVERFKRHYPQVEITMSTGGSAQIRNAVLSGELEAAMLAYRDPNPKLVSQKIAEQPVVLVVPKSHPLSSRTEIDLEELENTKIIHREHGSTTRKILEDELLKRGINIQNDLEIDSREGVREASIYGLGISYVGLHEFQPHPDITMLSIRNLETKSKSYLIYLKELEALPIIKILKRFLSEGEMLT
- a CDS encoding phosphonoacetaldehyde reductase, whose product is MWKFNNPVNILFGEGSLSALRQQLNNRRYALVTYDNAHFAAVATEIKAQCPGCVTVLNQVAENPDLADLEAICAAFEPHQDEIEVLVALGGGSVIDTTKALAVAKGESRIVANVLKQNAPVENPLPMVVIPTTTGTGSEVTSWATIWDKNSGCKYSLNDSALFPETAICDPALTLNLPVSLTIQTGLDALSHAMESIWNRNANPISLVYATEAIALIRTTLPKLVNEPGNLGLREKMMKGSLLAGLAFSNTKTSIAHNMSYAVTLETGLPHGIACSFTLPAVLCSFAFSDCPTAQRLRQLFGDDLNGAAKELESWIHKLDVHTSPEHYGYSKEKWQQIVTDALDGERGKNFPGCSQQLLNQFI
- a CDS encoding phosphate/phosphite/phosphonate ABC transporter substrate-binding protein, whose product is MNMKQTLLTLSLAAASSLTSFSASALDDLKIALIPSEDSRAMIKQSEALIKGLSDQLGVKVEGFVATDYNGVIEALRAGHVDIAYLGPFSYVKAAEIADVEAFVVAETAEAGDVAYHSQIIAPASATDINTLKDLKNKNFAFVSPTSTSGYVFPYVGLKNEGIEPREYFKNVVYTGAHDANILAVKHGRVDAATVADRILTSAVDKGIIGKDEYKVIWRSESIPESPMVWRNDIPAHDKAKIKQAFLSMESVQFGDQGVVNRYIETNDAAYNPVREAAKFK
- the phnC gene encoding phosphonate ABC transporter ATP-binding protein, which gives rise to MLKVNNLHKSYGDNHVLRGIDLTINEGEFVVILGPSGAGKSTLLRCINRLTEATSGDIELNGHNIAHVQGKALTQIRQAVGMIFQHHNLTKRLSVIKNVLVGRMASLPFWSCALQLFPKQDVEVAKMCLEQVGLADKIDARADSLSGGQQQRVGIARALAQNPQLMLADEPVASLDPKSSRKVLTYIQNSCKQRNIAVLCNLHQIDYAMEFGERIVGLSNGKVIFDGLPEDLTPEVVNQIYSGLEDDSISQLVLRMAEQRRQQRIQQEKVA
- the phnE gene encoding phosphonate ABC transporter, permease protein PhnE, producing the protein MKTRQLQFIANPPKHGWWIALPILIALYAVLHWSAIGARMDISALANGLPWIWDFLSRMLPPNIGYITESLIGPAIQTLQIALWGTVLAVLLALPMSLLAAKNITPSKPLYHISRQVLNVLRGINELILALIFVAAVGLGPFAGVLALSLHGAGMVGKFFAEAIEEMDQGPVEAMKASGCSKAQIILFAVLPQVFPNWISVILYRLEANIRISAVLGMIGAGGIGFELMTSMKMFEYGDTAACVLVILGLVFATDILSAKLRQMIR